The Fusarium oxysporum Fo47 chromosome II, complete sequence genome includes a region encoding these proteins:
- a CDS encoding major facilitator superfamily domain-containing protein, with translation MAFDKAKDSPKDFESDSLTAIPYWRLPIAQTVTPEVIRYDYQGSGTEKEPYIVQWIPEDPSNPLLFSTARKWFITMTVAIATLVVTLVSSAYTGGLAEITKTFHLSREVSTLGISLFVLGFAIGPLLWAPLSEVFGRQILFISTYAGLTIFNVACAVAPNGASLLVFRFLAGAFGSSPLTNAGGTIADMFPASQRGPATAIFALAPFLGPVLGPICGGFIGMNASWRWLMGFLAIFSGVVWIIGCLTIPETYAPTLLRRRAAKLSAITGKVYISEIDLKEGQVSLRNSIKPALLRPWILLFREPIVLLLSIYMAIIYGTLYLFFAAFPIIYQQTRGWNQGVSGLAFLGITFGMMGAIIYMIPDNKRYIRVEQRHDGFAPPEARLPPAIVGSLAIPVGLFWSAWTNSPSIHWIISILAGIPFGFGMVLVFLSVMNYLIDSYTIFAASVLAANCILRSLFGAAFPLFTVQMYENLGLHWASSVPAFLALACVPFPYLFHKYGSRVRAHCQFAAESEAFMRTLKGSETQETPADMVDEQAHQANDSGDVSTGADETIFTLNHARASSAHGRLSSYDGNPYDIDRVHTRSSFS, from the coding sequence ATGGCATTTGATAAGGCTAAAGATTCGCCCAAAGACTTCGAGTCTGATTCGCTGACGGCGATCCCGTACTGGAGACTGCCGATCGCTCAGACTGTCACGCCCGAAGTGATTCGTTATGACTACCAAGGTTCCGGTACAGAGAAGGAGCCTTATATCGTGCAATGGATCCCCGAAGATCCGAGTAACCCTCTCCTTTTCAGCACAGCCAGAAAATGGTTCATTACTATGACTGTTGCTATCGCGACGCTTGTTGTTACTTTGGTATCTTCAGCCTATACAGGTGGACTTGCTGAAATCACCAAAACGTTCCACCTAAGCAGAGAAGTATCTACTCTTGGTATTTCACTGTTTGTCCTCGGCTTTGCCATTGGGCCGTTGCTTTGGGCACCACTCAGCGAGGTCTTCGGCCGCCAAATTCTATTTATCAGCACCTATGCTGGCCTCACGATCTTTAATGTCGCCTGTGCCGTCGCTCCTAACGGGGCCTCGTTACTAGTGTTTCGGTTTCTAGCTGGTGCCTTTGGCTCATCTCCCTTAACAAATGCAGGCGGAACCATAGCCGACATGTTTCCAGCATCCCAGCGAGGCCCAGCGACAGCAATTTTTGCATTGGCGCCGTTTCTTGGTCCGGTCTTAGGCCCGATCTGTGGCGGCTTTATCGGCATGAACGCAAGCTGGCGATGGTTAATGGGATTCCTTGCGATCTTCTCAGGGGTTGTCTGGATTATTGGCTGTTTAACCATTCCGGAAACATATGCCCCAACCTTGCTGAGGCGCCGCGCTGCTAAGCTCTCAGCTATTACGGGCAAGGTGTATATCAGCGAGATCGATTTGAAAGAGGGACAGGTTTCATTGAGGAACTCAATCAAACCTGCCTTACTACGTCCGTGGATACTACTCTTTCGGGAGCCGATTGTATTGCTCTTATCTATCTACATGGCCATCATTTATGGAACACTTTATTTGTTTTTTGCCGCCTTTCCGATTATATATCAGCAGACTCGAGGCTGGAACCAAGGTGTTAGCGGCCTGGCGTTTTTAGGCATTACGTTTGGAATGATGGGAGCCATTATTTATATGATCCCTGATAATAAGCGTTATATCAGAGTCGAACAACGACATGACGGGTTTGCACCACCAGAAGCCAGGCTGCCACCGGCGATCGTTGGCTCTTTAGCTATTCCTGTGGGGCTATTTTGGTCTGCTTGGACCAATTCCCCTTCTATTCATTGGATTATTAGCATCCTGGCTGGCATTCCCTTTGGCTTTGGTATGGTTCTGGTTTTCCTCAGCGTGATGAATTATCTCATCGATTCCTACACAATATTCGCCGCTTCAGTGCTTGCCGCGAATTGTATCCTGCGCTCCCTATTTGGTGCGGCGTTTCCCCTTTTTACAGTTCAGATGTATGAGAATCTAGGGTTACATTGGGCATCGTCTGTGCCTGCATTCCTGGCGTTGGCCTGTGTTCCGTTTCCTTACCTGTTCCATAAATACGGATCACGAGTTCGGGCACATTGCCAATTTGCTGCCGAGTCAGAGGCTTTTATGCGCACTCTAAAGGGGTCTGAGACTCAGGAAACACCTGCTGATATGGTGGATGAACAGGCTCATCAGGCCAACGATTCCGGAGATGTCAGTACCGGTGCCGATGAAACAATCTTCACTCTCAATCATGCTCGGGCATCATCAGCCCATGGCCGACTTTCGTCATATGATGGTAATCCATACGATATTGATCGTGTTCACACGAGAAGCTCATTTTCTTAG